One Streptomyces sp. CG4 genomic window, TCGACGTCGATCCAGGACATCTCCTGGTCGCCCGCCGTGTGCCCGATGCCGACGAAGGGCAGCCCGGCGTCCTGCAGACGACGGACACGAGAGTCCTCCAGGCTGATCTCCATGAGGATCACACCGTCCACGCGGCTCACCGATATCAACCGCTCGAAGGAACGGTCGTGATCCCGGCCGGAGGGGGACACCAGCACATCCAGATCCACCCGGGCGGCGGCGTCGACCACGCTGGCGACAAAGTCCAGTTGCATGTGCGTGAGCCGGTTCCCCGCGGGCGGGATGACGAGACCGATCGTGCGGGTCCGCCCCTCCTTGAGCGCCCTCGCGGCAGCGTTGGGCCGATAGCCCAACTCGTCGATCACGTCCTGGATACGTCTGCGAGTGCTGGTCGCGACGGGGCGCTTGCCGCTGAGCGCGTACGACACCGTGCTCCGTGACACGCCCGCGCGCCGGGCGATCTCCCCGATGTTCATGCAGCTCCCAAGAACCCGCCGACAGGCCCGCAAGGTTACCGCGTACGAATCGGTTCGCTCCTGGGCCAGGGAGCGGGGAGGACTACTGGGGCTACTGAGACCTTTGGCTTCCGGCGGGACGATTCACGTGGTACCGAAAGGCGTGAATCGAATCGATTCCGCGCAAGCGCTTCGAAGGAAGGCTACAACCGGGGGACGGGGTCAACGGTGTACGCCGCTGAAATACGCGGTCAATGCCTACGGAGGCCACCGGTCACACCGGCGGCTGTCTCCTGCCGAACGGTGCCGCCCGACAGCAGACAGGCGCTCGATCCGCCGGAATCAGCCATCGAATCGATTCCGCGACAAGGTTGAGTCGAGAGACACCTCCCCCTTGACAGTCCCGTGTGGCCAGGAGCACCGTCTCCCTCCGAAACCTCTCTGTAATCTCGCTGAAGCACGGCACGCAAGCGCTTCCGGAGCACAGCGCCACTCGCACAACCCGACCGGGTTGCGCCGGCGCGGTAGGGAGATGAGATGGGAACCACACCTGCACGACGCCGCCCGCTGTCAGGGCGCGAGGGCGTCCCCTGGCTGCTTGCGGCGTTACGACGCCTCGGGCGGCCGAAGAATGTGCGGGACCATGAACTCGGCCATCCGCCGGGGCGTTCGTCCCGCTCCCGGTGGACTCGGCTCGTCCGGACCGGGGCCGCGGCCGCGCTCGTCGCCGGCACACTGGTCGCCGCCACGACAACGGTCCACGCGGCCCAAGCCGCCACAAACACGGCCCACACGGCCCGAGCCGCCACGTCCGGGCCGTGCGACCTCTACGCGGCAGGCGGCACGCCCTGTGTGGCGGCGCACAGCACGACGCGAGCGCTGTACGCCGCGTACAACGGACCGCTCTACCAGGTCCGTCGCGCCTCGGACAACGCCACCCGGGACATCGGTCTGCTGAGCGCGGGCGGGTATGCCGACGCCGCCGCGCAGGACTCGTTCTGCTCAGGGACGACCTGCCTGATCACGGTCATCTATGACCAGTCGGGGCGCAACAACAACCTCACCCAGGCGCCCGGCGGCGGTGCCGCGGGCGGCCCCGACGACCTCGCGAACGCGACCGCCGCGCCCACCACAGTGGGAGGCCACAAGGCCTACGGCGTCTTCGTGGCGCCGGGCACGGGGTACCGCAACAACCACACGAACGGCATCGCGACCGGGGACAACCCCGAGGGCATGTACGCGATCTTCGACGGCACGCACTACAACGGCGGCTGCTGCTTCGACTACGGCAACGCCGAAACGGACAGCAACGACGACGGCAACGGCACCATGGAGGCCATCTACTTCGGCAACATCAAGGTCTGGGGCTACGGGTCGGGCAACGGCCCCTGGATCATGGCCGATCTGGAGAACGGCCTGTTCTCCGGGGTGAACCAGCACTACAACGCGAACGACCCGACCATCAACTACCGGTATACGACCGCCATCATCAAGGGCGGGGCGAACCACTGGGCGATCCGCGGCGGCAACGCCCAGTCGGGCGGCCTGTCCACCTTCTACGACGGGCCGCGCCCCAACGTCGCGGGCTACAACCCGATGCGGAAACAGGGCGCCATCATCCTGGGCACCGGCGGCGACAACAGCAAGGGCGCCCAAGGCACCTTCTACGAGGGAGTGATGACCTCCGGCTACCCCTCGGACGCCACCGAGAACGCGGTCCAGGCCAACATCACCGCGGCCGGGTACAGCAACTCCTCGGGCGGGACGGGCACCGGTCCGCTGCACGCGGTGGGCGCGGGGAAGTGCCTGGACGTGCCGGGGGCGTCCACCACGGCCGGTACGCAACTGCAGATCTGGGACTGCAACGGCGCCGCCAACCAGACCTGGACCCGTACGTCCTCCAACCAGCTGACCGTGTACAGCGGCGGCAGCCAGATGTGCCTGGACGCGTACGACAACCAGACGTCCGCCGGTACCAAGGTGGTGACCTGGCCGTGCAACGGCGGGACCAATCAGCAGTGGCAGGTGAACTCCGACGGCACCGTCACCGGCATGCAGTCCGGGCTCTGCCTCGACGTCACCGGCGCCTCCACGACCAACGGCTCCCTGGCCGAACTCTGGCCGTGCAACGGCGGATCGAACCAGCGATGGCGTCTCGGCTGACCGGAACGTCTCCAGACAGGAAGATGACGATGTCCAGGGCCAGAAGACTCAGTCCCAGAGCCAGCCCCAGAGCCAAACCCGGAGCCAGAGCGCTGCGCGGCCTCTGGGCCGTCCCCGACGGCCTGCTCGCCCTCTTGGCCGGGAGCATGGCCACCGCCGGGACCGCGAGTGCCGGACCGGCCGAGCCCCGGGCGGCGGTCGCCGAACTGTACGTGGCGCCGGGTGCGTCCCCTGGAGGGGACGGCAGCGCCCAGCAGCCGTTCGCCACCATCGACCAGGCGCGGCAGCCCGCGCATCAGCTCTCGGCCGGCTCAGACGTCGTCGTCCACCTGGCCGGTAGCACCTACCGGCTGTCCGAGCCGCTGGCCTTCGGCTCCGGCGACGGCGGCCAGAACGGCCACACCATCAGCTACCAGGCCATGCCCGGGCAGGAGCCGGTCGTGACCGGTGCCGAGCAGGTGCCTGGTTGGCAGGTGCATGATCGGAGTAACGACATCTGGTCGGCCCACGTCGGCACCGGCGTGAACACCCGCCAGGTGTACGTGAACGGCAAGGAGGCGCCGAGGGCGGCGATCCAGGTGCCCCGCTCGGCCTTCAGCTTCACGCAGACCGGCCTGACCATCACCGACTCGCCTCTCGACTACCTGGCGGGCCTGTCGGACCAGAGCCACATGGAAGTCGAGAGCATCGACTCCTTCACCGACCGCTACGCGCCGGTCCAGTCGATCAGCGGCAGGACGGTGACCATGCAGCAGCCCGCATGGAACAACAACTCGTGGGGCTACGACACCATCAACGCGCCGTTCGCCGGCGGGACGATGTACCTGGAGAACAACTACGCGTTTTTGAAGCAGGCCGGGCAGTGGTACCTCGACGCGTCCACCGGAGACCTCTACTACCGGGCCCAGCAAGGACAGAATCCGAGCGGTCTCGACATCGAACTGCCCCGACTGCAGAGCCTGTTGGGCATCGCCGGCAGCTACAGCTCACCGGCCAGGGGGCTGCGCTTCTCCGGCATCCGGTT contains:
- a CDS encoding arabinofuranosidase catalytic domain-containing protein codes for the protein MGTTPARRRPLSGREGVPWLLAALRRLGRPKNVRDHELGHPPGRSSRSRWTRLVRTGAAAALVAGTLVAATTTVHAAQAATNTAHTARAATSGPCDLYAAGGTPCVAAHSTTRALYAAYNGPLYQVRRASDNATRDIGLLSAGGYADAAAQDSFCSGTTCLITVIYDQSGRNNNLTQAPGGGAAGGPDDLANATAAPTTVGGHKAYGVFVAPGTGYRNNHTNGIATGDNPEGMYAIFDGTHYNGGCCFDYGNAETDSNDDGNGTMEAIYFGNIKVWGYGSGNGPWIMADLENGLFSGVNQHYNANDPTINYRYTTAIIKGGANHWAIRGGNAQSGGLSTFYDGPRPNVAGYNPMRKQGAIILGTGGDNSKGAQGTFYEGVMTSGYPSDATENAVQANITAAGYSNSSGGTGTGPLHAVGAGKCLDVPGASTTAGTQLQIWDCNGAANQTWTRTSSNQLTVYSGGSQMCLDAYDNQTSAGTKVVTWPCNGGTNQQWQVNSDGTVTGMQSGLCLDVTGASTTNGSLAELWPCNGGSNQRWRLG